The genomic region aaacatataaaaacatcccataatttaaataaaacattatttaataagaatatgtcgataactcagttttgacaaaaatgtcagacagaaccttataattctaaggtgacgatatgtgcTCGAGTGAATCCCTCTATAGTGAGTGACAATAACTGTAAAAGGTACTAAATTCTGCTTTCTTTACTCTTTGTCTGTGCATGTTGGAAGTTTGGTTTCCTGACATCAAAGTTATAACAAGATTTGGCCcaccaaaacatattttatgttgtAAAACACTATTATTGTGCAGTTGCCTCTAGCCACTTGTGTTTTTGACCTGCcacctagtcgacatttaaagtactgcattcagattagtttcactttcattttctctcagtgtacggttgagagtaacacacatgtgttttaattctgtggctgatttaaacggtAAAACATATGTCCAcgagtgctctatttttactaaagctctatatTAACGAgtcgtttgattattatcagttttattccaCTTGTAATTAGTTTTACAAACAGTTCTATAtagctggtggtgtaacaaacacacctgccaacacTCTCATTTTCTTGTGAATGTGAAAACCTCTTCGGGTTTGCGCAgctattttttgagaggtgtttgCTGCGATGTGTTGCAATGTGTAACCCTAATTTTCCCTTTTTGGACCACGTTGTTTAAGTAGtaaatctatttgcgccactttgtggactcataggtgtgctggtattgaaaagaggtgtgttaaggcacattgttggtgcattgctattttgaggaactaaaacagACAGCTGAAAGCAGGCCTAAAGTCCAGTGCTTACACATTgcctaatacacacaggatgtatagcaatacacaaatatctttacaaatgaaaaagaattaattttatataattttaattaatttaaattttatattaattattttctatataaatataaaaaccactgcctccatgccttcatctcggggggctttttcaatttattcatgacaacttgattttgtatgttgttattattattagcgttagtattatttattacatgcatatttatatttgttttattaaaaacaagcttagatttgcccacctgtcaggttttggaccatatagggcatagcatgtgtgtttggatataaatccacacttcgttattattgttcacttattcctagttttaaaacaaatctttgggcTTAAcagactaaattaaatatgtaggcttatggatgtcttcagtggagtgcggacaacaccgtttccttatccacgaaagagaaagtgaaagtgaaagtaaataggccgattggaggaggctcgttctttatcctcacgctgcagatggtctgtttatttgttttctcgctagtaaagcgttGATCTTTTCCACtttcaaagtccgccatgtaaatagcaaatgcgccatggctcAACGCAACCAGGCCCGGATTAGCTAATCGGGAGGACTGGGAGAATTGCTGGTGGGCCGGTTTGTTGTTTTGCCacaagggccggtgtccctagctgctttcactctcagcagtcgcactttttcatttatttatttgaccatagcctcactctttttttgttcattattatcCCGCAGCTCCGcgctttttattcattttctcgcagccccatgagcaaaatgcagcctgcaggttaatgatgattattattgttcgaccccaaacagcggcaccttattGAATGTAAGAattagaataattaatattaatgaatattacacttcaatgaaaatcagatgattcactacattaataaatctgacataacttgatcagaaatctaaaaaggggagaaAACCGTTACACAATACTGCatatctataaagaattttgcacagaatatatattcagatattgcaggaaaggacagcAGCTGTTTCCTTAAAAAGATGTGAtcgtgtcattagaaactgaattggaaatgacgttattttaatatagtcagtcgtgaactgaggtgggccggtctaaggcttgaaattccagggctgaaaaggagtcctaCAACtaattcttaaagggaatgggagatgacactctgattgatttattttcataacacacccataactcattaagaaaataagcacaacactgttagaccatgcaccgcagcGTGAAGCaaattttttcatccttaaaatagcaaaagtggattcggacacacccttaatgctttcgtgccctgcgctttagactttgcgtctagatcgttaaaatagagccctaggtTTCAATTAGTAACATTGGAAACATCACAAAGCGAAATTccaagagtgttgttttaatggaatttaataacgcacgtcaaatggaaagaaaaaaaaaacgtccgcattttgtgatgtgtgtgtgcgcggtctTCTACTGatagccgcgtgtgtggatcttgtcataAAATGCGGCataaagtcctacatgacggtaatagtttgattgcagtgtttgcttcagtaatgccactaatatctgcatactccacatgtcttaattccatttctgtttagttcagttatgactttagtcggattaatgtgatcaaaaattgctgtttacatggggACTCTTAaccaaagtattgtcttaattgtattaaagtattgttgcccatgtaaacatactcaatgactCAAGcacaccatcagggctctgcgaacctgactttgcgaagcagcattttctgtatgtacgtacatcaaaaaaGCAAGTAGGCTATGGCTCACatttattgacagtggaagatgatttacggttagtcgtgtcaggaatccaacTGGGGTGTTAATAACTACTATGAAGCGTTTTTCGGGCGGCAACTGTGATcagatcctataccaatgttgtcTGCCTGGGGGTTTCACAGACCATACCAAAATACTGAGCGGGAGAGGGGGGGATGGTTGACATTACGGGAGTTTTCctagagaaataacaaaacgggaagGTGGCAggaaatgggtctgaaatacgggagactcccgggaaaaacaggagtttTGGCTGGAAtgtagtgaactgcatccatgttagcacgtcacgtttgatgtggtaatttcacagtaggaatacacacaggttcgaagactcgttcgAACCACCTACAGTGCAAAGTCATTATAGCTTGCgcagaatagacccagctcccaacccaactttgagaatatattaacggcgatatttttttttatcgcccgataagagtctcgcattaATGCAGCACTTTAACGGTgctaacggcccaccactaataggtaaatatatatatatatatatatatatatatatatatatatatatatatatatatatatatatatatatatatatatatatatatatatttaatgtgtgtgtgtgtgtgtctcatctTCCTTCCTTCTCAACTGAGTAATGCATAGTAAACAATTTGGGGCTcaagttttcaaaataaaagtcacacttACATAAGTTAAATGTAAGCTTGAAAATTACCATTGCTGTCTCAACAGAAAATGTTTGGTTTATTAAACGCAGCCTGAGGTGGgaatattaatgatctcagagccTTTTTTATGATCTCTCAGCTGCATATGAGTCGTGCTTTCTAGATGACGTCAAGTACTCGTCAGCTCCGGATGAACAacctaaagtaggcatacatgcaaatgtggAGGGCATGGCCCGAGAGTCTCATCACAGTTTGCTTTGGCTTCTAATTGTTCCGTTGTCCACTGTGGTTTTAAACTCGCGGAATTTACATGAAAATGAGGAAACTGAAGTTTGGAAAACTGAAAGAGGAAAATGAAGGCTCACAGTATGGTAATTTCCATATACTgagcttttattattttactatgccttggtatacccagattttcattatagggcacctttaaaataattaatttaaaatgcagtatttttattttatttcaggccTGATGGAGGAGACACACCGTCACGTCAAAACGAGAGAAAAAACTCGCTCActgaaaagaaaagacaaaaactgtttcacctgcactcagtgtggaaagagtctatCAAACAAAAAGAGTCTCCGAcgtcacatgatgatccacactggagagaaaccattcacatgttctCAGTGTGGGACCAGTTTCAGACACTCATCAAACCTTAATtatcacatgatgatccacactggagagaaaacacacaagtgtgatcagtgcagcaaaacatttttgatgGCTTCAGGGCTGAGGAGCCACCTTCAGATTCATGGAAAGGAGAAGCCTTATTCGTGCTCTGTGTGTGGAAAGGGTTTCAGACATCAAGATGGTTTAAGAAatcatcagaagatccacaccggTGTGAAAGAGTACATGTGCTTCGAGTGTGAGAAGACCTTTCGTACGGCTGAAAAATTGAAAATCCAtgagagaattcacactggagagaaaccttacatttGTTCACTGTGCAATAAGAGATTCAGTCGGCTAGAACAGATGAAAATACATgcgaggattcacactggagagaaaccgtacaagtgttcacactgtgacaagaggttcGGTTATTCAGGAATCCTGAAAAAAcacgagaggattcacactggcgagaaaccgtacaagtgttcacactgtgacaagagattcagtgattcaggacatctgaaaacacatgagaggattcacactggagagaaaccgtacaagtgttcacactgcgacaagagattcggTTATTCAGGAATCTTGATaaaacatgagaggattcacactggagagaaaccgtacacgtgttcacactgcgacaagagattcagacaGTTAGGaggcctgaaaacacatgagaggattcacactggagagaaaccgtacattTGTTTACACTGCGACAAGCCATTCAGACAGTTAGGACAGCTGAAaaaacatgagaggattcacaccaGAGAGAAACCTTAAAAGCAAGGTGTAATTTTTGCCAGGCAAAGCTCGATCCAGCACTTCTGAAATTTGGTCCTACGCCTCattattgtaaatgaataattaaatacagtATGTTGCGTGCTTTCTTTGTAAGAAGAATTTAGTGTAAGAGGGCACGTCATTTCACAGAATGGCTTGAttcaaacactcgactgaagCTAATAAGTAACTTTTTGAATTAAAATGTCAGTatgtgcagtggtgtaaagtaactaattacaaatactcaaactacagtaattgagtagtcCTTCTCAGAAATTCtcatttactgagtagtttttaaattgtgtatatttactttcccttgagtacatgtttagtgctgtatcggtacttttactctactacttttcttcaacctgcagtcaccactttattatttcttgtctatggggattagaaaaatccgtcctttgattcctgtccaatcaaatcacgcatagaaggtaaattgcatcatattGAACTACATCAAGACATGGACACTTTAttaatgcagcaaactgtttggaagcgttaaaagtgtccaagaagatgtccaaaatctttacacacattgacctagagactgtttacgtgcatgtcactgatgagaagatgatggatgtttactgtatgatgaccaaaatggccttgaacacccagcaagcacaagacgtcaacatgatgtcagattaacgttgtaccccaacgtcgtggggacgttacattttgtttggaaatgaaaaacagcttgacgtcaggccaacgtcaatgtccaaccttaaatcaaccaaatgtcaacgtctaataatatcacagcttgatgttgtgtggacaataccactatgacatctatcagacgttggattttggttgccatacctgatgtataaatgtcagtttttgacgtcaacatgacgttggtttaagatgttggctcgatattggattttggtcactttccaa from Danio aesculapii chromosome 3, fDanAes4.1, whole genome shotgun sequence harbors:
- the LOC130220663 gene encoding zinc finger protein 239-like; this encodes MEETHRHVKTREKTRSLKRKDKNCFTCTQCGKSLSNKKSLRRHMMIHTGEKPFTCSQCGTSFRHSSNLNYHMMIHTGEKTHKCDQCSKTFLMASGLRSHLQIHGKEKPYSCSVCGKGFRHQDGLRNHQKIHTGVKEYMCFECEKTFRTAEKLKIHERIHTGEKPYICSLCNKRFSRLEQMKIHARIHTGEKPYKCSHCDKRFGYSGILKKHERIHTGEKPYKCSHCDKRFSDSGHLKTHERIHTGEKPYKCSHCDKRFGYSGILIKHERIHTGEKPYTCSHCDKRFRQLGGLKTHERIHTGEKPYICLHCDKPFRQLGQLKKHERIHTREKP